TGCATGGCGATGACCGTCCCACTGTCGAGCAGCACGGCCACCGACATCGCCAGCGCGACGACCAACGCGATCTGCCAGGTTCCGGAACCGATCACCGAGATCAGCAGGTCGCCGACGAGGATGCCGACGCTGACCCCGACGACCAGTTCGGCCGACCGGCGCAGCCGCTCGCCCAGCGACACGCCCAGGCTGATCACCGCCGCGATGGGGGCGAAGAACGGCCGTTCGTGTCCGATGACGTGGAAGGCGATGAACCAGGCGATCCCCGCCGCGATGGAGCACTGCAACACGGGGATCAGGTTGCGCAGCAGTCTGCGCAACCGCCGTGTCGCCTCCACACTCACCCGGTCCACGGGTCGATTGTCCGCCCCCTGGCAAGATCCGCAGGACGACTAGCCGCCGGAACGCGGGTGACGCGCGCTGCGTCGGGCCCCCGCTCGTCTGACGAGGACGGCCGCGCAGGCCGTCAGTGCAACCGCTCCCCCTGCGGCGATCAGCACCGACGAGGTCGGAGTCGGGGGGCGGGGCGGCGGAACGGCGTCCCCGGCCCGGCGCCGGAGTTCGAGCACCAGGCTCTCCTCGCCCATCCGCATCGCCCAGTCGTGGTTGGCCTCGAAGACCGGCTTCAGCCAGCTCGGGCTGCTCCGTAACAGGGGCTTGTCCGCACGGATCTTCCAGGTGAAGTCCACCTGGGTCTTCTCGTCGCCGAGCTCGACCAGCCGCCACACGCCTCGGCCGACGAAGTCGCCGGTGGCGGTGAAGGAGCAGCCGTGCTCGGCGACCGACTCGACGTGGAGCTGCCACCGCAGGGTGTAGGGCAGCCTGCCGGTGGTGAACAGCTCATAGGACGAGCCGACCCCGCCGTCCTCGGCGCGCCGCAGCGTCTGGACGTCCAGATAGACCGACGGCCACCATCGAGACAGGTCGGCCGGGTCGAAGAGGGTGTCCGCCACCTCCCCGACCGGCGCCGGGATCAGCCAGCGGGTGTGGAAGTCATAGGAGCTGTCCGCCATCGACTCAGGCCAGTCCGACGGCGGCGGGCGCCTTCGGGTCGGAGTCCGCGAGGAACGTCAGGCAGCGCTGGTGCTCGTCGTCCTCGCCGATCGCGCCCGCGGCCCTGGCCAGTGCGGCGAGGCACCGGAGGAAGCCCTGATTGGGTCGGTGCTCCCACGGCACCGGTCCGTGTCCCTTCCAGCCTGCTCGGCGCAGCGCGTCGAGGCCCCGGTGGTAGCCGGTGCGCGCGTATGCGTAAGCGGCCACCGACTCGTCGGCGGCCAGTGCCGCCTCGGCCAGCGCGGCCCAGGCCTCGCTGAAGGTCGGGTGCTGCGCGGCCACCGTCGCGGGGTCGGTGCCTGCGTCCAACTCCTGCTGCGGCCCCGGCAGGTCGGGCAGCAGGGTGGGCTCCGGGCCGAGCAGGTTCGCGTGGGTCATGACCTCATTCTGCCAACGGTCGCCTCGGCGTCCCTCGGTCGCCTCCGTCACCGGCTCGACGCCGGGCGGACGCCGCACAACGTCCCGCTCGACACCACCGAGGATCAGCGGCGTTCCCGCCTCGGTCGGCAGGTCCCCGACCGAACACGCGAGCGGGGGCGCCTCGGCCTGTTTCGCCGAGACGCCCCCGTCAAAAGCCTTGCGTCGATGCGGTGCGGGTCAGCCCGCGAGCATGCGGCCTGCGGACCGCAGGTTCTCGCACGCGTGCGCCACCCGAGCCGCCATGCCCTGCTCGGCGGCCTTGAGGTAGCTGCGCGGGTCGTAGACCTTCTTGTTCCCGACCTCGCCGTCGATCTTCAGCACGCCGTCGTAGTTGGCGAACATGTGGCTGACGATCGGACGGGTGAAGGCGTACTGCGTGTCGGTGTCGATGTTCATCTTCACCACGCCGTAGCTCAGCGACTCGTGGATCTCCGAGAGCAGCGAGCCGGAGCCGCCGTGGAAGACCAGGTCGAACGGCTTCGAGCCCGCGGGCAGGCCGAGCTTCTCGGAGACGACGTCCTGGCCCTGCTTGAGGATCTCCGGACGCAGCTTCACGTTGCCCGGCTTGTAGACGCCGTGCACGTTGCCGAAGGTCGCCGCGAGCAGGTAGCGGCCTCGGTCGCCGCTGCCCAGTGCGTCGAGCGTCTTGAGGTAGTCCTCCGGCGAGGTGTACAGCTTGTCGTTGATCTCGTTGTCGACGCCGTCCTCTTCGCCGCCGACGACGCCGACCTCGATCTCCAGGACGATCTTGGCCTTCGCCGAGAGGGCGAGCAGGTCGGCGGCGATCTCCAGGTTCTCGTCGACCGGCACCGCGGAGCCGTCCCACATGTGCGACTGGAACAGCGGGTTCTCGCCCCGGTCGACGCGCTCCTGGCTGATCGCCAGCAGCGGCCGGACGAAGCCGTCCAGCTTGTCCTTGGGGCAGTGGTCGGTGTGCAACGCGATGTTCACCGGATACTTCGCGGCGACGACGTGAGCGAACTCGGCCAGGGCCGTGGCACCGGTGACCATGTCCTTGACCTTGGTGCCGGAGGCGAACTCCGCGCCGCCGGTCGACACCTGGATGATGCCGTCGCTCTCGGCTTCCGCGAGTCCGCGCAATGCCGCGTTGAGGGTCTCGGACGAGGTGACGTTGATGGCCGGGTAGGCGAACTCGTTCGCCTTGGCCCGGTCAAGCATCTCCGCGTAGACCTCGGGGGTTGCGATGGGCATCGGTCTTCCTCCTGTGGTGCCCGGCGCAGCGTGTCCGCGCTGATGGCTGTCGTTCGGCTACCCGGTGAGCATCCTACGATCAGACCCGCTCGCGGTCTCCTGCCGGCTGAGGATCATCCGCCCCCGTCGCGACCAGCAACTCCTCCCGAGTGGATCGATCCAGCGCGATCCGCTCGATCTCCTGGCCCTCCGCAGCAGGCACGCCCGACCCCGCTCCGGCCGCCGCACCTGCGGTGACGGCGCCGACGAGGCTCGGCTCGGGCTTCACCGCGTCGGACGCGGCGAGGAACTCGGGACCCGGCTCCGGCGCCCGCGCGGCCGTCACGAAGGCGGCGGGCACCCGACGCGCCTGGGTCAGGTAGATCAGCCTGCCGATCCAGAGCACCAGCATCGCGACCTGGGTACCGAGCATGGTGCGCTCGACGAAGCCTCGGACGAGGAAGTCGGCGAAGAGCTGTGCGCCCCACAGCCGGGGCGTGACGATCGGCATCGAGGCGAGCAGGAAGACGATGAACTGGACGAAGGTCAGACCCCCGAGCACTCGGGTCCAGCCCGCGACCGGCCGCCAGATCGCATGGTCGCGGAAGCGCTCCGACATGATCAGCCCGGCGACGGCCAGGCTCAGGAACGCGATGCAGGCGGAGAGCCGATGCGTCCAGCCGGAGAAGGTGAGTGCCGCGTCGGGCAGGTCGGCCGGGAAGAACGCGCAGAGGACGAGGCCGACGCCCCAGAGGCCGACCAGCACCGGCAGCAGCCTGCCGTCGAGCGCGCCGCTGCCGCGCAGCAGCGGCAGCAGCACGAGCGAGCCGAGGCCCAGCGTGACCATGCTGATCGGGATCAGCGACGCGCCGCCCTCGACGTAGACGAGTTCGCTGAGCGTCTGACTGACGGCGTCGAAACCGTCGCCGAAGCCGACGTGCATCGCGGTGAAGGCGATGGCGGAGAGCAGGATTCCCAGTAAGGAGAGCCCGGCCACCGCTCGCACGGCAGGAGCCGGCCAATGATCAGTGTCGGCCACAGTCGCGTCACGCATGCCGACGATTGTTGACGCTGTGACCATCGGTCGGCTCAGGGATTGTCCTGATTCGAGCCCTGACTCGCCGCTCCCTCGGCGCGTCGACAACGACACGCCGTCAGGTAGCCGTTAACCACGCCCCGATCAGCGGGGTCCACTCCCTGATGATCACCTCGGCGACCACTTCGGCGGGCCAGTAGGGGTCCTCGTGCAGCAGTCGCTGCAGCTCGTTCTCGTCTGCCACGTCGTACACGAGCAGCGCGCCGGTGTCGTCCGCCCAGGGGCCCGCTACGAGCAGCGAACCCTTCTCCGCGAGCGTGGTGAGGTAGTCCCGATGCGCCGGGCGGACGCCGAGCCGCCGCTCGGTGTCCGAGGTGAAGACGAGCTGGACTGCGAATCTGGCCATGCCGTTGTCTCTCCCGCGATGTCGACAGCGTGTCCTGACGGGAGTCGACGCTACCGCCGCTCGGCAGGCCCGCCGTCGCTGCGTCGGCGGTGCGAGGCCGCGCGGGCAGGCCGGAACCGAGGGCCTCCGCAGCCGACGCAGACCGAGGATCTCGGGGCGTGCCGAGCCTGCCGCCGGAAACGGTCCGAGAATGGCGAGCCGCCAGAGACGACGGCACCCGGCGGGGCAGCCTGACGCGGGTGCGCGACCAGCGGAGAAAATGTCGATCAATCGCTGCCGGAGACCCGACGGCAGCCGAGAAGCAGTAATTCGATCAACCGGATCGAGCCGCCGGAGACCACTTGGAACGCGGCAGTCGATTCGGCATCGAATTGATCAGAAGAAAATGATCAGAAGGCCGACCTGCCGGCATAAAAAAATGATCTCGATGAACCGAGGAGCTGATTCATCGAGATCATTTTCAGCGCGCCATGAGATCGATCAGAAGTCGATCGAGGCGAACGCGAAGTCGCCACCCTCGAACTCGAAGCCGGTCTTGAAGTCGACCTTGACCTCGAGGTCGCTGTAGACCTTGTAGGTGTTCCACTCGCCGACGTCGAGGCGGAACTCCTGTCCCTTGCCCTTGTCGTCGTGGCCCTTGTCGTACTCGCCCGCCATGGCGGGGGTCGCGGCAAGAACGGGGGCCACCACGATGGCGCCTGCAATGAGCGTCTTGGCGAGCATCTTACGAATCTGCACGGTCTGACCTCCGTATTGATTTTCTCCGACCGGCTGGTCCCGAATCCCAACCGAGCACAATGTTGACCCCGCGCCGGTACCGCCGCCACACCACCCATGCCAGTTAGCTCCACGAGGTGAATCTGACTCGGAGTTGCGCGAATTCACCGAAATGGCAGGATGAGCCGACTCGAATAAATGATCTCGACCGCCGATCGGCAAACTCCAGGTCATCAGCGGCCAGACTCCGTCGCGGCAGCCGCCTGCGACGCGACGGCCGGGACCTCGACGCGGTGCTACCGCGCAGTAGTGACCCGAAAGAGACCCTTTCGGCGTGCCGAACCCGCCGTCGTGCGGCCCCGAAAGGGCCGAGATCCTGTTGACAGCATCCACACCATGTGTCCATTCGGTCACGGGGAGCTGACGAAGGTGTGACGAAGTCCGGCAGTCCTGGGCACGAGCTCGCACTGCCTACGACGGGGAGCGGCCTCCTGGGTACCTTGCTCGAGTGGCGGCGGACAGATTCCACCCAGGCGTCGGCGATGGCAGGAACAACCCGGTCGAACGGACGTTCGGCCATCTCAGAACGCTCGACTCGCCCTTGCCACGCTCCGGGGAACAGCAGCCGCTGACGCTCGAAGATCTCTACCGACAGCACCGGATGCGCATGGTGCGCCTGGCGATCCTGCTGGTCGACGACATCTCCACTGCGGAGGACGTGGTCCAGGAGGCCTTCACCGGCCTGCATCGCAACTGGTCCGGGCTGCGAGACGCCACCGCGGCAGTGGGCTACCTGCGCACCGCCGTGGTCAACGGCAGCCGCTCGGTGCTGCGCAGGCGTAAGACCGCCCGGGAGTACACACCGCCCCACAACCCGAACGCCCGCTCCGCCGAGTCGCTGGCCATGCTGACCGCCGAACATCAGACCGTGGTGCGCGCACTCGCCCAGCTTCCGCCGAGACAGCGCGAGGTACTGGTGCTGCGCTACTACGGAGACCTCTCCGAGGCCGAGATCGCCGAGGCGACCGGCATCTCCCGAGGCACCGTGAAGTCCACCGCGTCCCGCGCGCTGGACGCCCTCCAGGCGATCATCCGTTCCGGGCGCTGAGCCCGGCGGCACGGGGTCCCCATCGGTCGGGGCCCGGCCGTCGACCTGAGCAGACCTCGTCGGCGGCCGAGCGGGGCGATCCGGACATCGCGCCTGCTCACAGGGCAGATCACCCGGTCCGCCGACGGCGGGGAATCGTGAGGACGGCGCGCGGACACCGGGTCTGATCCGGCTCACCCGCCGTTCCCTGCGGTGTGCTCGACCGCCGAATCCGACGGGAGGCGACATCCTGCCGATTCGGTGACGAACCCAGATCTTTCGTGGGTTGTATAGACCAATGTGGGGTACGTGCCGCAGGATCCTCCTCGTGGGCATCACCCGTGAGGACACCCGTCAGGTGGTCGCCGTCGACGTCGGCGGCACCGACATCAAGGCCGCGCTCGTCTCCGTCGGCCCCGAGAGCGCCGTCGCGCTCCTCCGTCGACGACGACGCACGCCACGCGCCGCGATCGACGAGAACGCCCCGGACGACGCCAGGGCCGCCGCCGGGGCTCGGACGGCCGAACTCGTCATCGAGGCGGTGAGCGAGCTGATCGACGAGCTGCGTGCCGAGGCCGACGGCCCGGTCCACGCGGCGGGCGTCGCGGTGCCCGGCATCGTCGACGAGGATCGCGGCGTCGCGGTCTACTCGGCGAATCTCGGCTGGCAAGACGCGCCGCTGCGCGAGCTGCTGCGGGCCAGGACCGATCTCCCGGTCGCCTTCGGTCACGACATTCGCGCGAGCGGCCTGGCCGAGGTCCGGCTCGGCGCGGCCCGAGGCTGTCGCGACGCGGTGGTCCTGCCGATCGGCACCGGCATCGCGGCGGCGCTGCTCGTCGACGGCAGGATGCTGCGCGGCGGCGGCTTCGCCGGGGAGATCGGCCACGTCGACATCGGCCACCACGAACGCTGCACCTGCGGAGCCGTCGGCTGCGTCGAAGCGGTGGCGTCCTCCGCCGCCCTGACCCGCCGCTACGCCGAGCGGGTCGGACGGCCGGTGTCCGGCGCCGCCGAGGTGGCCGTCCAGGTCGAGGCGGGCGATCCCGCGGCCGTCGAAGTGTGGAACGACGCGCTGGACGGGCTGGCCAGGGGGATTCTGCTGCTCGTCACGCTGCTCGCCCCGGAGGTGATCGTGCTGGGCGGCGGCCTCGCGTTGTCGGGCGACCTGCTCGTCGCCCCGCTGCGCGAGAGACTCACCGCGTTGATCTCGTTCCAGCGCGTCCCCGTGCTTCGCACCGCCGAGCTCGGGGACGAGGCGGGATGCCTCGGCGCGGCACTGTTGGCAGCAGGCATTCAGGAGGACCGATGACTCAGGCTCACACCACCGCCCCCCGCACCGAGGTCGACCTGGTGCTGTCCGGCGGTCGCGTCGTCACCGCCGAGGGAGTGCTCGACGACGGCTGGGTGGCCATCGCGGCCGGGCGACTGGTCGAGGTCGGGCAGGGTGTCGCGCCCTCGGCGGCGCGCACCGAGGCCGTGGACGGCGCCTGGGTGGTGCCGGGTTTCGTCGACATCCACTGCCACGGCGGCGGAGGCGAGTCCTTCAGCGGCGGCTCTGCGGAGCGGGTCGAGACGGCGATCCGCACGCACCGCGCCAGGGGCACCACCACGATGCTCGGCAGCCTCGTCTCGGCCTCGGTGCCCGAGCTGGCCCGACAGGTCGGCAGTCTCGCCGAGCTGGTCGAGGACGACCTGCTCGCGGGCATCCATCTGGAAGGCCCCTTCCTGTCCGCCGCCCGCTGCGGAGCGCACGCGCCGGAGCTGCTGCTGCCGCCCGACCGCGACGCGGTGGCCCGGCTGCTGACGGCCGGGCGTGGGTCGGTGCGCATGGTGACGCTGGCGCCCGAACTGGACGGCGCCGTCCGAGCGGTCGGCCAGCTCGTCGACGGCGGTGCGATCGCGGCGCTCGGACACACCGATGCGGTCGAGGAGCAGGTGCTGCCCGCCGTCGCCGCAGGCGCCACCGTCGCCACTCACCTGTTCAACGCGATGCGCCCGCTGCACCATCGCGAGCCGGGGCCGATCGGAGCGCTGCTCGACGACGAGCGGGTCACCGTGGAGCTGATCTGCGATCTGGTGCACCTGCATCCCACCACCGTGCGGCTGGCCGCCCGGCACGCAGGGCCTGCACGGACGGTGCTGGTCACCGATGCGATCTCCGCCACGGGAATGGGCGACGGCCAGTACGAGCTGGGCGGCCTGCGAGTGACCGTCACCGACGGGGTGCCGCTGCTGGACGGCGGCACGCTGGCGGGGAGCAGCCTCACCATGGACGTCGCGTTTCGCAACCTGGTGGAGGTCTGCGGCCTGACCGTCGAGGAGGCGGTCGCCGCGGCCTCGGCGCGGCCCGCCGCCGTGCTCGGCATGGACAAGGAGATCGGGCAGATCGCCCCCGGTCACCGGGCGGACCTGGTGGTCCTTGACGAGCAGCTGCACGTTCGGAACGTGCTGCGTCGCGGTGAGGTGGTCGAACGCTGAGTCGCGTCGGCGTCCGGCACCGGTCGGGCGCCGGCCCGGGTCGAGACACCGCCGGATCGCCGGACGGCGAGCGTCGGCCGGCGGTCCCGGCCGTCGTCGGGGTCGGTTACGGTGCCATGGTGAGCACCGCCCGCGATCCGGAACAGCTGCTGTCCCAGGCGCTGCGTGCGCAGGCGGTCAGCGGCGGTTCCGGCACGCATCCGGCCGAGGCCGCCCCGCCGCGCCGACGCAGGCACGAGCCGAGGCCGCTCCGGTGGACCGGCTGGCTGCTGATCCTGCTGGTGGGGCTGCTGGCAGGCACGTTGGCGGGACTGGTGTCGCTGCTCTAGCGACTGCGCGACCTCAAGGACACTGTGCCGCACCGGACTCCGGGTGCGCTGGAACTCCGGTGCGCAGGCGTCACCCGATCGCCGCCGATCAGTCCATCGAGAACATCGAGCCAGGGTTGAAGAGGTTCTCCGGATCGAGGGCCCGCTTCACCGCGCGATGGGCACGGAGGCCGACGGGGCCGATCTCCGTCGCCAGCCAGTCCTGCTTGATCTTGCCGACGCCGTGCTCGCCGGTGATCGTGCCGCCGAGTGACAGGCCCAGCGCCAGGATCTCGTCGAACGCCTGACGGGCCGCCGCCTCCTGGGCCGCCGAGTCGGGGTCGTAGACGATCGTGGGATGCATGTTGCCGTCGCCCGCATGGCCGACCACGGCGATCGTCAGCCCGATCCGATCGGCGATGGCCGCGCAGCCGCTGATCAGCTCGCCGATCCGGGTGCGCGGGACGCAGACGTCGTCGGTCAGGCCTCGGCCGAGCAGCTCCAGCGCGGGCAGCACCGCTCGGCGGGCCGCCAGCAGCAGGCGTCCCTCGGCCAGGTCGGCGGTGCTGTAGGTGAACTCGGCTCCGCTGTCAGTGCAGACCCGTTCGAGCGCCTCGATCTCGGCGCGTCCGGCGTCGCCGCCGACATCCGACTGGGCCAGCAGGAGTGCGGCGCTGCCGGCTCCCGCGCCGAGTTCGGTGTTCAAGTGCCGTTCCACCGCGTCGATCGACACGGCGTCCATGATCTCCAACAACGAGGGCACCATGCCCTCCCGGACGATGCGGCTGACCGCCGAGGCGGCCGTCTCGGTGGCGGCGAAGGTCGCGACCAGCGTCGCGGGTGCCTGGGGCAGCGGACGCAGCGCGAGGGTGGCCTTGGTGATCACGCCGAGCGTGCCCTCGCTGCCGACGAACAGCTTGGTGAGGTCGTAGCCCGCGACGCCCTTCATGGTGCGTCGGCCGGTGCGCAGCAGCTCGCCGTCGGCGAGCACCACCTCCAGGCCCAGCACGGAGTCGGTGGTGACGCCGTACTTGACGCAGCACAGCCCGCCCGCGTTGGTGGCCAGGTTGCCGCCGATGGTGCACCAGTCGTAGCTGGAGGGGTCGGGAGGATAGAAGAGTCCGTGCTTCTCGACGGCACCGCGCAGTTGGAGATTGATCACGCCCGGTTCCACCACCGCCACGCGATTGTCCGCGTCGATCTCCACGATCGACCGCATCCGTGCGGTGGACAGCACGAGACAGCCGTCGATCGCGTTGGCGGCGCCCGACAGCCCGCTGCCCGCGCCACGCGGCACGATGGACACCCCGGCGGCGGCAGCGGCTCGCACGATGCGCTGCACGTCGGAGGTGGTGGCGGGCAGCACCACGGCCAACGGGTGCCCGGCCGAGGCGAGCGGCATCATGTCCCGTCGATAACCCTCGACGACGTCGGGATCGGTCAGGACGGCGTCGCGCCCGAGCACGGCACGCAACTCCGCCAGTAACGCCGCGTGTCCGGTGACCTTCACGCCTGTCACGGTAGACCTCCCTGCGGTCTCCGTGCGAGATCTGATCGTGGCGACAAGCCCGCCGTCACCCGCGTCGTGTGTCCAGAGCCGACACGACGCGGGTTCCTCCCCAGACGCGAGTCCGACGACTCGCGGAGTTTCGATGTTCTTCGCCGATCCGCAGCAGGCGGGTGCCGCCGTCGGACCGGCGGGCGACCGGGCCTATAGGCCGCGACGACCTAGAGCGCGGGCCGCCCGGGGGTTCAGTAGGTCGCCGAACCGCGCCAGCCGCCCGGGTCGACGTCACCGGGGATCGGGGCCGTCGGGTCGTAGGGCGTCCTGGCGAAGATGAACGTGTTCAGGTCCAGGTGGCTCACCGTGCCGTCGGATCGACGGACCACCCGCAGGTGTTCGCCCGCGTAGTAGCCGTCCAGGCCGATCCAGCCGTCGTCGACGGCCCGGAACCGCGAGGTGCGTCCCCGGCCGCCCATCGGGGTCAGGTTCAGCATTCCGTCGGGGAGCAGCCGGAGCACGTACGCCGCAGTGCCCCAGTACCACTCGCCGGTCAGTGCCAGCAGTTCCGGATCGGGCTGCGTCGCCTGCGGCCGCCATTCGGCAGGCACCCTCGGCTCCTGCTCGACGAGGATGTCGAGCAGGCCGATCGCCAGGGCGCCGCCGATGCCGGAGGTGGCGTTGGCCAGGAACACGACGCCGCTCTTCTCGGTGCGATCCGCCCACACCGTGGACAGGAAGCCTGGCATCGATCCGCCGTGTCCGACGAGCCGCCTGCCCTGGTGCCGCAGCAGTTGGAGTCCGAGTCCCTGGCCGGAGCGCCAGCCGTCCCCGTCCTCGACCACCACGGGGTCGGACATCTCGGCGAGGGTGTCCGGGTGCAGGACCTCGGCCGTGTCGCCGCCGAGGAACGTCGACCAGCGGAGCATGTCCGTCACCGTCGACCAGAGCTGGCCCGCCGGTCCCATCGCGCCGCCGTCGTGCGCGGGCTCCGGCAGCAGCACGTCCGCCCACGGGTGCACGGCCCAGCCCTGTGCATGGGGGGCGACGGGCATCGCCGTGGTGCGGGTCAGCTCCAACGGCACGAGGATCTCGCGGTCCAGTGCGGCGAGCCAGTCCTCGCCCCGGATACGCGCCACGATCTCGCCCAGCGCCGCGAAGCCGAGATTCGAGTAGTGGTGCCTGCGGCCTGCTCGATGCGGGGTGGTCTCGGCGCTGAATCGGTCGGCGAGCTCCGACCAGGAGGTGCCCTGGGTCCGCTCCCACCACGGGCCGGGCGGCTCGGCGGTCAGACCGCCCGCGTGCGCCAGCAGGGCCGCGACGGTGCGATCGCCGAACGTGGTGCCGGGCAGGTGCTTCTCGACCGGGTCCGACAGTTGCAGAAGGCCCTCGTCACGCAGTCGCAGCACCAGCACGGCGATGAAGGTCTTGGTGATCGAGCCGATCCGGTACTGGGTGTGCGGCGTGGGCGTCGCGTCGTTCACGCGTCCCCGCGAGCCGGTCCAGACGGTCGTCTCGTCCCGGACGAGACCGGCCACCACCGAGGGCACCCGGCCGTCCCGCTGTTCGGTGGCCAGCCGACGGGTCAACGCCCGTATGGTCGCCGCCGAGGGCACCTGCTCGTGATCCGGACTGTTCACAGGATCGATCATGTTCGGCGCTCACTCTCAGTGTCAAGCCACCAACCAGGATGGCGGTGGCCGAAGTGGCAGGCCGCCGCAGACGACGGGTCGTCAGTCGGTCGGTGGTCGAGGGGACTCCCCATTCCTGGTCATCGCTCACGCCAGAACGATCGCTACCGGACGACGGCTGCGGGCTCTATGAACAGTGATTTCGTCGGCGATGACCGAGACCGCAGCGAAGTGGAAGATCAACGGACTGCGGCGAAAGACCGGTCAGGAGGGCACCGTCGAGGTCGAGTTCGCTCGGCCGGATCACGACGTCCGTCGGCGGCGCAGACGACGGTCCGCCGGAGGATTTCGCTAGCGCTCGGTGAGCATCGGCAGGCCGGGGACCGACCGTCGATGACGAAGCGGCGCAGTTGCGTCGGCAGGCAACGCCGCAGCAGGCACCGCATCACGATCGGTCGAGAACCCCCTCCGGGCCGCGCAGGCGACCCGGAGTCCGCCGATCCCCTCGACCAGCGCGGTCAGTCGTCCGCCATCATCCCGGAGCGCCAGGCCCAGGCGGCGATCTCCACCCGGTTACGGGCGCCGAGCTTCTGCTGGACGGCCGCCAGATGGGTCTTCACCGTGGACAACGACATGAACAGCTCGCCGCCGATCTCGGTGTTCGTACAGCCCCGTGCCACCTCGCGCACCACGTCGATCTCGCGTTCCGTCAGCGCGTCGACGGGCTGACGGACGGTCGACTTGGCCGGGGCGCTGAAATGCTTCAGCAGCCGCACGGTGATCTGCGGAGACACCAGCGCGTCGCCACGCACCGCAGCCTTGATCGCCTCCACCAGCAGCGCGGGGCCCGCGTCCTTCAACAGGAAGCCGCTCGCCCCGCCCGCCAGCGCCGCCGCGACATACTCGTCGAGGTCGAAGGTCGTCACGATCACGACCTTGAGCGGATCGGCGACGTCGGGACCGGCCAGTCTGCGCGCCACCTCGAGGCCGTCCAGCTCCGGCATCCTGATGTCCAGCAGACAGACGTCGGGCCGCAACTCCTGGGCACGACGCAGTGCCTCGACGCCGTTGGGAACGTCCGCGACCAC
The Actinoalloteichus fjordicus DNA segment above includes these coding regions:
- a CDS encoding serine hydrolase domain-containing protein, producing the protein MIDPVNSPDHEQVPSAATIRALTRRLATEQRDGRVPSVVAGLVRDETTVWTGSRGRVNDATPTPHTQYRIGSITKTFIAVLVLRLRDEGLLQLSDPVEKHLPGTTFGDRTVAALLAHAGGLTAEPPGPWWERTQGTSWSELADRFSAETTPHRAGRRHHYSNLGFAALGEIVARIRGEDWLAALDREILVPLELTRTTAMPVAPHAQGWAVHPWADVLLPEPAHDGGAMGPAGQLWSTVTDMLRWSTFLGGDTAEVLHPDTLAEMSDPVVVEDGDGWRSGQGLGLQLLRHQGRRLVGHGGSMPGFLSTVWADRTEKSGVVFLANATSGIGGALAIGLLDILVEQEPRVPAEWRPQATQPDPELLALTGEWYWGTAAYVLRLLPDGMLNLTPMGGRGRTSRFRAVDDGWIGLDGYYAGEHLRVVRRSDGTVSHLDLNTFIFARTPYDPTAPIPGDVDPGGWRGSATY
- a CDS encoding response regulator, translating into MTIRVLIADDQEMVRAGFRMILEAQPDIEVVADVPNGVEALRRAQELRPDVCLLDIRMPELDGLEVARRLAGPDVADPLKVVIVTTFDLDEYVAAALAGGASGFLLKDAGPALLVEAIKAAVRGDALVSPQITVRLLKHFSAPAKSTVRQPVDALTEREIDVVREVARGCTNTEIGGELFMSLSTVKTHLAAVQQKLGARNRVEIAAWAWRSGMMADD